From Ananas comosus cultivar F153 linkage group 8, ASM154086v1, whole genome shotgun sequence, one genomic window encodes:
- the LOC109714460 gene encoding protein KINESIN LIGHT CHAIN-RELATED 2-like, translating to MRIAPLSSYLFSLSRTLLLSPRNLLLPNLFSSHLPLHSPPPTSSPLPSPSSLSVSLPSPRAFQTLPWPPPAPPSFDSASTMEELLVAFKAMESSVESGGGGGGDERKLGVACLKLAERMSGEGSGNFEKGLAFALRALKIFEKSDGGWSLPVAEALCVVGSISCKMKRFDESLESLNTAVEILGALERGDANVCIAAHDQLARTKTALGRRWEALVDQRRSFELKVAILEPNCRELGCAYKDTAEAYTLVLEFKEALPLCLKALEIHKQQFGLDSAEVAKVRQLLGVIYIGLGENEEALRQSELSRRIFGGLELVDELIQAEIDAANILILLGRLDEATSALKMAIQKAEKESEARAFVLVTMAKALCCEEKFGEARRCVEIACGILDKKETSCPSKVVEAYAEVSMLYESMSEFETSLSMMKRTLAMLQKLPEMQHMEGSISARIGWLLLFTKRVPQAVPYLESAIEKLKNSFGPKHFGLGFAYKHLGQAYLEMNQLQLAVKFLSLAKDIIEISFGTQHEDSIDTNQCLANAYGIMGSYAIAMDFQQQVVDGWEAQGPSAADEVREAHRLLEQLKKKAQGSRSAVFPANSLPLPPSRK from the exons ATGCGAATAGCTCCTCTCTCTTCTtacctcttctccctctccagAACCCTCCTCCTCTCGCCCCGAAACCTACTCCTCCCCAATCTCTTCTCCTCCCACCTCCCTCTCCATTCCCCACCTCCCacctcctctcccctcccctctccctcctctctctccgtctccctcccctccccccGCGCGTTCCAAACCCTCCCATGGCCTCCCCCCGCTCCCCCATCCTTCGACTCCGCGTCCACCATGGAGGAGCTCCTCGTCGCCTTCAAAGCCATGGAGTCCTCTGtagagagcggcggcggcggcggcggcgacgagagGAAGCTCGGCGTGGCTTGCCTGAAGCTAGCGGAGCGTATGAGCGGCGAAGGATCCGGAAACTTCGAGAAAGGTCTCGCCTTTGCCCTCAGAGCTCTGAAGATCTTCGAGAAGTCCGATGGCGGGTGGTCGCTTCCGGTCGCAGAGGCGCTTTGCGTGGTCGGATCCATCAGTTGCAAGATGAAGCGGTTTGATGAGAGCTTGGAGTCGCTGAATACTGCTGTGGAGATTCTTGGTGCGTTGGAAAGGGGAGATGCTAATGTCTGTATTGCTGCCCACGACCAGCTCGCGAGGACAAAGACCGCCTTGGGGCGAAGATGGGAGGCTTTGGTCGATCAACGGAGGTCGTTTGAGCTTAAAGTTGCGATTTTGGAGCCAAATTGTAGGGAATTAGGGTGCGCCTATAAGGATACGGCAGAGGCTTACACATTGGTATTAGAGTTTAAGGAGGCGTTGCCTCTCTGTTTGAAGGCATTGGAGATTCATAAGCAACAGTTTGGCCTCGATTCGGCTGAGGTGGCCAAGGTTCGGCAGCTTCTTGGGGTTATTTATATCGGACTGGGGGAGAATGAGGAAGCGCTGCGACAGAGCGAACTCTCGAGGAGAATTTTTGGGGGTTTAGAATTGGTTGATGAATTGATACAAGCCGAAATTGATGCAGCCAACATACTAATTTTATTAGGTAGGTTGGATGAAGCGACTAGTGCTTTGAAAATGGCCATTCAGAAGGCAGAGAAGGAGAGTGAGGCCCGGGCTTTCGTGTTGGTAACGATGGCGAAAGCCTTGTGTTGCGAAGAGAAGTTTGGGGAGGCGAGGAGGTGCGTGGAGATTGCTTGCGGTATTCTTGACAAGAAGGAGACTTCATGCCCTTCGAAAGTAGTCGAAGCTTATGCGGAGGTATCAATGCTATATGAGTCAATGAGCGAGTTTGAGACTTCCCTATCTATGATGAAGAGGACTCTTGCTATGCTCCAGAAGCTTCCAGAGATGCAGCACATGGAGGGAAGTATTTCAGCAAGAATTGGCTGGTTGCTTCTCTTCACGAAGAGAGTGCCGCAGGCTGTTCCGTATCTGGAAAGTGCGATTGAGAAGCTGAAAAATTCCTTTGGACCTAAGCATTTTGGGTTGGGATTTGCTTATAAGCATTTGGGGCAGGCTTATTTGGAGATGAATCAGCTGCAGTTGGCTGTGAAGTTTCTCAGTCTTGCAAAGGACATAATTGAGATCTCATTTGGGACACAACACGAGGATTCTATCGACACGAACCAGTGTCTTGCAAATGCATATGGAATAATGGGAAG CTATGCGATTGCAATGGATTTCCAACAACAAGTAGTCGATGGGTGGGAAGCACAGGGGCCTAGTGCTGCGGACGAGGTCAGAGAAGCTCACCGGCTTCTTGAGCAGCTAAAGAAAAAGGCTCAGGGATCTCGTTCTGCAGTATTTCCGGCCAATTCTCTTCCACTGCCGCCTTCTAGAAAGTGA
- the LOC109714261 gene encoding RING-H2 finger protein ATL1-like, translating to MDPPPPSSSSSSSSSYTSFPILAITILGILTTSIVLLSYYLFVTRCRLSSAAPLRRALPHPAAEPRGLDPYVISILPIVKFAPPSAATVQDQCAICLAELRGDDALKLLPACSHAFHIDCADTWLQSSTSCPLCRTNVTAPFKHPTGRRLHRHQDHAQGKSRNKNIIGGSMGDECIDVPREKDESFCVQHMRRSLSMDSSGDRQLILSVREMLKEKQFSPSEGSSSGGGGGRVRRPFFSFGSGRSSRSAVLPVNIV from the coding sequence ATGGATCCACCACCAccgtcctcgtcctcctcgtcctcctcctcctacacAAGCTTCCCCATCTTGGCCATCACCATCCTAGGCATCCTCACCACCTCCATCGTCCTCCTCAGCTACTACCTCTTCGTCACCCGATGCCgtctctcctccgccgccccgctccgCCGCGCTCTCCCCCACCCCGCGGCCGAGCCCCGCGGCCTCGACCCCTACGTCATCAGCATCCTCCCCATCGTAAAATTCGCACCGCCCTCCGCCGCAACAGTGCAAGATCAGTGCGCCATCTGTCTGGCCGAGCTGCGCGGCGACGACGCGCTCAAACTCCTGCCCGCCTGCTCGCACGCCTTCCACATCGACTGCGCCGACACCTGGCTGCAGAGCAGCACCAGCTGCCCCCTGTGCAGAACCAACGTCACGGCTCCATTCAAACACCCAACTGGCCGCCGACTGCACCGCCACCAGGACCACGCACAAGGAAAGAGCAGGAATAAGAACATCATAGGCGGGAGCATGGGAGACGAGTGCATTGATGTTCCGAGGGAGAAGGATGAGAGCTTCTGCGTGCAACACATGAGGAGATCACTCTCTATGGACTCGTCCGGTGATAGGCAACTCATTCTCTCCGTTCGGGAGATGCTTAAGGAGAAGCAGTTTTCGCCGTCTGAAGGGAGTagtagcggcggcggcggcggtaggGTTCGGCGGCCGTTCTTTTCCTTCGGCAGCGGTCGGAGCTCGCGGAGCGCTGTTCTCCCCGTCAATATCGTCTAG